The DNA sequence gtttaaggggggtggtgggacaggtagagctagataaagggccagtgatgggtggagattgccaaaagatgtcatagacaaaaggacaaagaggtgttgatgttggtggtattagctaagaaatgtgctaatggggacattaagggtggaaagcaggacaagcaaggaacagatagccctagtgggggttgggtgggggtgggggggggggaggtggtggtggttgatGGTGGAAACTAAATTGGCTAAATGGTAGAGATAAAACCTATTTCgattccccccatccccactagagctatctgtcccttgctcatcctgctttccacccttaatgtccccattagcacatttcttagctaatttCACCATTggcaacacctctttgtccttttgtctatgacattttttggcaatctccacctatcactggccttctatccagctctacctatcccgccctccttaaaccagcttatatttcacctcttttctatttttccttagttctgatgaagtcatacagactcgaaacgttaactgtattcctctctgcagatgctgtcagacctgctgagttttgccaggtatttttgttaatgtccttttgaagtgtgGTGTAGACAAACACAGCAactaatttgtgtacagcaacGTGCTAATGATCAGATAAGCTTTTTTATagtcatgttgattgagggataaacattaatCAGAATGCTTAAAGATCTCCCCTAGTTTTCTTTgagcagtgccatgggatctttgataGCCATTTAAAAGGGCAGACAGACTCTGTTTAACATTTCGCCTGGAACAGTACCTCCAACAGCCCAGCACTCTTTCATTTTGCACAAAGAAATTATTAAACCATATATTTTCTGTTCTAGAATCCTGCCGATGCCATTTCATGGAACAGACGTATTAACATTGCAATTGGAACAGCAAGGGCAATACAGTTCCTGCATCAGAGTAATGTGCCTCTAATTCATGGAAATATTAAAAGGTAAAACTGCCAATTCCAGACCTTTGATTCACCAAGCCTGTTTTAATTAGAAAGGTAATAATTCGTGGAATTGGACTAAATGTGAAAAGCACATACCTGGTACTAGATACTTCATTGTGATTCATTGTCTTCCTCAGGCCGCTTTTCccctattttccaatctgctggtgAAGGCAGTAATCAAAGCCTGATACCTCACCCAAGTTGTCACTTTTCCTCCACAAAATGCTTAACAACTGTTGTTGGCACATCATAGCTGGGCCCAGTCCTATCCTTGCCTGAAGTCTGTATGTGCACTTTCTTGAAAGATACATGATAGCAAGTTTAACCAGGAATCCTGCCTGATATTGTTTTGCCTTTCCTATCTAAGAAGTGCTGCACTCTACCTAGCTCTGCCCCAATGATTTGTCCAGAAACCAGAGCAGGAATCTTCCAGCTGGGTAGCTTGGTGGTACATCATGTTACCCATTGAGGTGTCAGGGAGAGGTTCCAGCTACATTTTTATTCAGTTATTTGAGTTTAATACtatttttctccttttctctcaTCTTTGTGCACTAACTGCAGTCAAGAATGTTGGTAGATGGGCAGCCTACTTGCAGATTTTTGTCAGCATTTAATTGAAACAGGTAATGGATGTACAAGAATGGTTTTGTTCCCAAATTCTTCACTTATTAGACTCTGCTGAGCTCCTCAAAATGGTGCAGCTGAAATCACAATCCCGGCAATATAGGATAATGTAATCCGCATTCCACAAATCCAGGTGGTTACACATTCAAATTCTGGGATTAGACAGCCATTTGGTAGAGGGATTTTTAATTGGTATTTGGTAGTTTAAATGTGATTGTGGAAATCAAGTACCAGGACGTTGTGCACTGAAAGGTATTGATTGTAATATAATTACTGAAAGTTTAAAGCCATAATTAATAGTTGATTACCAAATAATAAGACATTATAtattgtttaatttttttaaattttcttgcTGTTGCAGTTCTAACATTCTGTTGGATGAATATTTTACACCAAAGCTGGGAGACTTTGGTCTGGTGAAGATAGGCCCTCTTAGCGGAGGTGTGAACCCCATCAATGGCCAAACTACCCTGAAGACCAAGACTTTGCAGGGGCCTCTAGCCTATCTACCTGATGAGTTTATTCGGTTCAGGCAGCTGTCTGTAAAAGTTGACACCTTTAGCTTTGGAATAGTAAGTAGTTTGCCTGTGATAAAGGATTGATTATTTAGgaatgaggtgaggagaaaccccttcactcaaaaggtggtgaatctttggaattctctaccacataaGGTTGCGGATGCTTCATTGTTGAGtaatatttaaggcagagatacacagatttttggtctctcagggaatcgagggatatgggaagcaggcaggaaagtggatttgaggcagaagatcaaccacgatcatattaaatggcagagcttgaggggccatatggtctattcctgttcctatttcttatgtgatGGGTTTGACCATTCATTTAAAGTATCCAGTCATTGTTATACTTATGAAAGGGCATCTATCACAAGGATATTTGATTACaaaacaaatcagtttattgtgTCCTAATATAGATTATGGGTGAGGTGTCAATTAGAATTATGTGGGCAGTGTTGGGGCCCTTCTCGGTTGTTAATGCTTCAGAGAGAATTCAGAGAATAAAGAGCATTCTGGGATTTGGTGTTCCAAATAATGAAGAGTTAATCAGAACTGAACTTATTTCCATTGGGAAATGCATTTATTTTAATTGGGGGGATATAAAGAGGGAACATGATTCAGGACTTTCAACTGATGTGGGGAAGGGGTTAAGTCTGACCCCAAAgcctctttgcctgtgatataTGTACCCTTCCTCTACCCTTCCTCATCTGTGCCCAACATAACACTGGGTGACACCCGTCCCTATATCACTGCCAAtgtttggtgtgattctgtgatgatcGAAAATCGTGATGTGATAGCAAGCTGACAGTCAATGTAAATGTGCCTTGCGAAATGCCACACTGTGAAACCCACCATAGCATTGTAAAACATTACCAAGTacaattataattttttttttaaataacaggAGAGTAGTGACGTGAAAATATCAGGTCGACCCTACCTGTGTGAAGATATTCTTTAAGTACAGTATAAACAAAAGCACCTGATTTTACTCTAATCTTCCATTGCTTGGAACAATAGGAAAATTCAGACTGACTTTTATGTTCCAATGGATTTCCCTTTCCTTCAGATTCTAACTGGAAATAGCTAGTTTGCCCTTCAATTTTCCCAAGGGCCTTGGCTGAAAATAGGAAGTCATTATATGAAAGATTCACTGGCACAAAATAGTATGCGAGCACTTGGTGGGATAGTGAGTCAGTACTCACACTGTGCTGTGGTGGCGGATCACCTGTCCCCTCATTCATACTTTATAAAGTAGATTCAAGGTACAATGTGCGATATTTGTATAGGAATGCCTATCTGCTTAAGGATAAAGCTCTCAAGTGTCATTGTCATCCTATTGCAGGTTCTTGCTGAAATTTTGACTGGTATCAAAGCAGTGGATGAGAGCAGGCAACCAGCATTTCTGGTAAGAAGACACCTTCAATAAATGCTTCACAACGTACATTGCATTAGCTGTATCCCCTCTCCTAGCTAATCAGATACACAACGTGGCACAAATAATAATCTCTAATGATCTACTTCAGTGCCTTTTTATTAGTTGGCTCTTTTATTTATGTCAGCCTTTCCCTATAAGATTTTGGACATTTCCCCTTAAATCCTCCTTTCTGACtctgcctccttctcctccctccaacGACACTATAATCTTGCATTGGTGTCTTTTCTGCATTCATACATGAAGGTTTCCATTTTATATAGACATATATTTCAGTTTGGTTAACCCACTAAAGATGATGCTCACCTCTCTATGACTCAGGAGTCTTTGTTGAGGCTGTGGCTTTGTAGGGCATCTTGACTCTAGATGTGACCTGAAAGTGTTCGACCTTGACACCAAAGGTAGTGTGCTACTTCTCAGCCCTGACACCCTTTACCTTAAGCCCAAAAGGCTTCAAAAATATTTGTGAATGTTTACAATTTTTTTGATATTATATTACATGTTCTTATCGTTCTTTCTGCTGAACAGAAAGATCTTATGCTGGCAAAGTTGGAGGCAGCAAAGCAAACAAAAGGTGCTGCAGATCTAGAGAAAACAGCATACAACATTTATCAGATGTACTTTGATACCAAGGGTGGCCCTTTTCCCTTACGTTTTGCAATTAAGTTTGCTGTTATCACCTGTCAGTGCATCAAAAAGAAGAGACCTGAGATGAAAGAGGTAAATAAAGTACATTAGTCAATATGAAGAAAAATTTTAATAGAGCTGGACTGTTTTTATTGGACAGAAGAGATGATGGAATACTTTGAAAAAGGTGTAGAAAATTATTAAGGGATGGGACAGTGTGGTTAGAAACAGTAACTAACAGAATGGAATATTCATTGAACATGGTTATGAACTTGCTTTCTGATAAAGATGAATTTGCTAAAATGAACTTATCTCAGTCACTATGAAAACTAGAAAGCATCGATCATAAAATTGTACTTATGTTCTGTCAAAGGTATTGCTGGCAGAACAATGCTCTGCCTTACTAAAGACTGACATTGATAATACTGGACAACATCAAACACTTAGACAAACCAATGGTGAAAAAACTGACCAACTTAGCTTTGAAGGAGCTGACCAGATCAGAGCCTGTGACAGTTGAACACGGGGAGGTGGCAAGCTGCCTCATGATTACTGTGGGAGCCAGATTTCCCACTGACTTTTTCAGAAAGATAGGGTCAGTATTCAAATCCTGGCCACAAACTCATTTTAACATGATGCGCTGACACTGACGAGGCTGTGTAGAGCAAACACACATTGCTCAGTACCTTTTCTTAAACCTTGAAAACCATGCTTCCTGAAATGACAGTTTGGGAAATGCAATTTCTGCATTCTTAGGAATGCAGTTTCTACATCGCATTGGGTCTTTGTAATGTACGCATTCAGGAATACCTATCGAACATACAGAGGGATGCCTAAACCTAAGCTAAATAAGAAGATAGTCGAAGGGATTTCTGCGACCTATGGTTTACTTTCAATTTTTGGCTTCCCATAAAAGAGTATAAGGTAAACACAGCAGTCGTGGAAACAGGAATCCCAATAATCCACTTACTGCCTCATAACAAACTAAAGGAGCTCCCAACTTAACTCCTACCCCAGTATGTCACAAACTTTAAAACCAGTCCAAGATCGCGCCCTTTAATATaaagaaatacttttgaagcaaAACATTGTTTCTTAAATGTTAAAATGGTGCCCAGTTGAACTGGTTCATAGCAAATTTTTCAAGTTTGGCAATATGTAAATGAGTGAGCTTCAAAGCCTGTGCACAACCCTGACAGGAAAACACCTGTATTGTCACAAATGGTATCAGTTGCCAAAATGATTTTGATCAATACTCTTTTgcaataaaatgtttatttttgtttttaatcccaCTGATTTCTAGCGGGGCAAGGGCAGTCTCAGATTGGATTTACGGCTAATGTAGGAAACAGAAAAATGCACATAGTCATAGTGTTTTAGCAAATTTAGATCAGAGACGGGGTAGATTTATATTTATACAAGGTCATTGCTAGTGATTGATGCAGCAAAAGAAAATATATTTCATTCCCCTACACTGACATCCCTCACATTCATGAATATAAAATTTCGCTGTGGTTATTTAGCATGTATTTTGTGTGTTTTACAGGTTTATTCAATGCTGGAGAGTCTTCAGCATCAGGTAAAAAGTCATGATCTGCACAACTCTCCTGAGGAGGTAGAAGATGTTTCATGCAAGTTAAAACAATTGGCTTTGTGCCCAGAGGAAAATACAGAGATCCTTTATCCTCCTCTGGCCCCCAAATACTGCATACAGTCTTTGCAATCCCAGGGACCAAGCATTTTCAGAGGCTTGCCAGAAAGCTCCCCACAACTGCCAGATGCAAAATTGCTGAAAATACCATGTGAATCAGATGAGTCAGAGAATCTTGATTATTACCCTGTGCCTGCATCTCTTGGCCGATTACCTTGTGAAGTGTGCAATATTAAGTCCAAGTGTgtttgcagtgactccagttcaTGCTATCAGGGAACTGAAGACAGTTCAGTATGCACCAATGCAGATGATTGTAGAGCCAGCCAGGAACCTGTGGAGACTAGTAGTAGCTTTGTTCAAGAATTGTCTCCAGCAAGAAGCTGTGTCTCAGATGAGCTTTGTACTCCACTTGATTACTGTGATGCTGCATCAAACGGCGCTTGGGAATTTCATCTAGACTCAAAAGATAGAAAAGTTAATCCTATTAACCACAAAGAAGCCAGCTCCACAGACCCTGTCAGAGAGCTTTGCTGTTGTAACCCTGGTGTTTCTGTTATGCGAGACAGACTGATCACCAACTCAGAATCTGAAAACTCAAATTCCCCCTCAAGATGTACTTCTTGCCAAAATTTACGTGTCAACGAGCTATGTGGTGGAGCAGCATGTGCATTTGAGCATTCAACATTGTCTGCAGGATGTCAAAATGGAGTGCCTGAAAACATGAGTCCAGGTAGTGTCAACTTTATAAAAACCAAACATATACATATTTTCACTTTTTTTACTCCTTACTTTGAATGTGTTGCAGTGAGATACTGTTCCGTGAATGGCAGTGGCCTTCCAGTATATATGATCTAAGTAAGCCGAAACAATAAAGTATTAGTGAGGCATTTAACCACAGTGTGGGTTGGGAGGTCAACACAGCTCAGCTTCGGCCTACCCTTATCTAACTTTCATGTATGTCATTTCTACCGACGATCACTGGATAACAATCTGACTAAAGCCACTAAAGGTGTCATGGTAACGTTGCACACAATAAACGCCGTGTCGTATGTGACGTCACTTAAATCAGCACATGTACTGTTTAAACACACGCAGCATTAGCCAAAATGTTTCCCTACTGATATTAAGAACCAGACCTGGTTGCAGGCTATCTCCTGAGTCCAGCAGAAGGAAGCTGTCCCCAATCAAGGGAAGCAAAAGGGAAATATTGGAGATGGAAATGATGTGCTAAACTGGGTGGTGCGGTAGAAAGGCATATGCTGTTCTGCCACTTCTGGGACCTGAATACTAATCAGCCAGCTGAAAAATTAAAAGTTTGCCTTGATCGGCTATTTGTAAGGATTCTATATGATCTGAGTTTTGGAGAATCTCAACCCAGTTCCTAGAGGACATTAGCTGCAGTAATTTTTATGGATGCTTTTATTTATTGGCACTCATGGGCCCTTCTTTGAGATTGTTGTGTGTGGTAGCTATTTTGTACTTATCCATATTAGCTCAGAACCTacttaatggggagaattttccccatgttgggtggGCCGTGCGGGAGCGGGCATGGACCCGATCGCTGCCCGTGATCTGGTCCGCGCTGCCGttttacacaggcaggccagttaaggcccaccc is a window from the Carcharodon carcharias isolate sCarCar2 chromosome 7, sCarCar2.pri, whole genome shotgun sequence genome containing:
- the LOC121279810 gene encoding interleukin-1 receptor-associated kinase-like 2 isoform X3, with the protein product MTSQHFVYDIPAKIMEEFYLVMDTLAPGLWYRFGSRIVADQTELRKIGSLGRNHYSRTRELMWAWGMKQATVQQLLHILNEMQLYRALSVILSWKPAASFITQPASSQIPWPETPEMFCPLPSSTGPELSCADNMDSSNNVHQLDPLPKPSIPPSHLNSTFKPDCDKCDMPSPEMDEASSRPLQETNHYPAIPSCIWPLQDLEHATDNFNERNKIGSGTFGHVYKGHRFSTEYAIKLLKEVDDINLKIKQDFFHREVESLYKFRHSNILPLEGCCAENGIYCLVYRYMSNGSLESKLQCKNPADAISWNRRINIAIGTARAIQFLHQSNVPLIHGNIKSSNILLDEYFTPKLGDFGLVKIGPLSGGVNPINGQTTLKTKTLQGPLAYLPDEFIRFRQLSVKVDTFSFGIVLAEILTGIKAVDESRQPAFLKDLMLAKLEAAKQTKGAADLEKTAYNIYQMYFDTKGGPFPLRFAIKFAVITCQCIKKKRPEMKEVYSMLESLQHQVKSHDLHNSPEEVEDVSCKLKQLALCPEENTEILYPPLAPKYCIQSLQSQGPSIFRGLPESSPQLPDAKLLKIPCESDESENLDYYPVPASLGRLPCEVCNIKSKCVCSDSSSCYQGTEDSSVCTNADDCRASQEPVETSSSFVQELSPARSCVSDELCTPLDYCDAASNGAWEFHLDSKDRKVNPINHKEASSTDPVRELCCCNPGVSVMRDRLITNSESENSNSPSRCTSCQNLRVNELCGGAACAFEHSTLSAGCQNGVPENMSPEILSSSNIKINPHKKKLLAKILLYEDERINSAELLSAPSLTDEDMYADSLFE
- the LOC121279810 gene encoding interleukin-1 receptor-associated kinase-like 2 isoform X1 yields the protein MTSQHFVYDIPAKIMEEFYLVMDTLAPGLWYRFGSRIVADQTELRKIGSLGRNHYSRTRELMWAWGMKQATVQQLLHILNEMQLYRALSVILSWKPAASFITQPASSQIPWPETPEMFCPLPSSTGPELSCADNMDSSNNVHQLDPLPKPSIPPSHLNSTFKPDCDKCDMPSPEMDEASSRPLQETNHYPAIPSCIWPLQDLEHATDNFNERNKIGSGTFGHVYKGHRFSTEYAIKLLKEVDDINLKIKQDFFHREVESLYKFRHSNILPLEGCCAENGIYCLVYRYMSNGSLESKLQCKNPADAISWNRRINIAIGTARAIQFLHQSNVPLIHGNIKSSNILLDEYFTPKLGDFGLVKIGPLSGGVNPINGQTTLKTKTLQGPLAYLPDEFIRFRQLSVKVDTFSFGIVLAEILTGIKAVDESRQPAFLKDLMLAKLEAAKQTKGAADLEKTAYNIYQMYFDTKGGPFPLRFAIKFAVITCQCIKKKRPEMKEVYSMLESLQHQVKSHDLHNSPEEVEDVSCKLKQLALCPEENTEILYPPLAPKYCIQSLQSQGPSIFRGLPESSPQLPDAKLLKIPCESDESENLDYYPVPASLGRLPCEVCNIKSKCVCSDSSSCYQGTEDSSVCTNADDCRASQEPVETSSSFVQELSPARSCVSDELCTPLDYCDAASNGAWEFHLDSKDRKVNPINHKEASSTDPVRELCCCNPGVSVMRDRLITNSESENSNSPSRCTSCQNLRVNELCGGAACAFEHSTLSAGCQNGVPENMSPEILSSSNIKINPHKKKLLAKILLYEDERINSAELLSAPSLTDEDIMNHTMNYNTEVALQY
- the LOC121279810 gene encoding interleukin-1 receptor-associated kinase-like 2 isoform X2; its protein translation is MTSQHFVYDIPAKIMEEFYLVMDTLAPGLWYRFGSRIVADQTELRKIGSLGRNHYSRTRELMWAWGMKQATVQQLLHILNEMQLYRALSVILSWKPAASFITQPASSQIPWPETPEMFCPLPSSTGPELSCADNMDSSNNVHQLDPLPKPSIPPSHLNSTFKPDCDKCDMPSPEMDEASSRPLQETNHYPAIPSCIWPLQDLEHATDNFNERNKIGSGTFGHVYKGHRFSTEYAIKLLKEVDDINLKIKQDFFHREVESLYKFRHSNILPLEGCCAENGIYCLVYRYMSNGSLESKLQCKNPADAISWNRRINIAIGTARAIQFLHQSNVPLIHGNIKSSNILLDEYFTPKLGDFGLVKIGPLSGGVNPINGQTTLKTKTLQGPLAYLPDEFIRFRQLSVKVDTFSFGIVLAEILTGIKAVDESRQPAFLKDLMLAKLEAAKQTKGAADLEKTAYNIYQMYFDTKGGPFPLRFAIKFAVITCQCIKKKRPEMKEVYSMLESLQHQVKSHDLHNSPEEVEDVSCKLKQLALCPEENTEILYPPLAPKYCIQSLQSQGPSIFRGLPESSPQLPDAKLLKIPCESDESENLDYYPVPASLGRLPCEVCNIKSKCVCSDSSSCYQGTEDSSVCTNADDCRASQEPVETSSSFVQELSPARSCVSDELCTPLDYCDAASNGAWEFHLDSKDRKVNPINHKEASSTDPVRELCCCNPGVSVMRDRLITNSESENSNSPSRCTSCQNLRVNELCGGAACAFEHSTLSAGCQNGVPENMSPEILSSSNIKINPHKKKLLAKILLYEDERINSAELLSAPSLTDEDMYADSLFGIV